The Triticum aestivum cultivar Chinese Spring chromosome 7B, IWGSC CS RefSeq v2.1, whole genome shotgun sequence genome window below encodes:
- the LOC123156602 gene encoding uncharacterized protein — protein sequence MVGTAAAAAAGFLGGYSSSSRNRTPWWVQQQQQGCIFKVSSSSGSMDGDPFSTSCFICKQQARFHPYSRGQGPYLIMPASQGRNPRRGDALLFGIGCTNRHAGRHPLWTGMTTMQGRMRTGTLSSTTTGHRTRA from the exons ATGGTGggtacagcagcagcagcggcggcagggTTCCTTGGTggatacagcagcagcagcagaaataGGACACCATGGTGGGTACAGCAGCAGCAACAGGGCTGCATCTTCaaggtcagcagcagcagcggctCGATGGACGGTGATCCCTTCTCCACCTCTTGTTTCATATGCAAGCAG CAGGCAAGATTTCATCCCTACAGCAGAGGACAAGGGCCTTACTTGATCATGCCTGCCAGTCAAGGTCGCAACCCACGGAGGGGGGACGCGCTGTTGTTCGGCATTGGCTGCACAAACCGCCACG CAGGAAGGCACCCTCTATGGACGGGGATGACCACGATGCAGGGGAGGATGAGGACCGGTACATTGAGCTCGACCACGACGGGGCACCGCACAAG ggcatga